TATGTAATTTACGATGTGCGAATGAATCCCCTAATAGATGAAACGCAAATCCCAAAGCACAAAGTTTTTCAGGTTGTTTTTCTTTTTTAGAAGTAAGCTCGTTTCTCAATCGATCGAGCACGACTAAGGCGACGTTTCTGAGGTGTTCGCTATTACCGCCCGTCAATCCGTGCAAAAGCTGCTGAACTTCCGCCATTCTACCAAGCGTATAACGAGAACCTCGATCCGTAAAAACCCAGAGTAGATATTGAAACGGATGATCGATCGCCAGCTTTCTGTAAACGCCGATCGCATCCAACTCGGGCACTTCATCCGGAAGCTGCGCGCAAAACGCTACGAGCGCCGTTTCTTCCTTTGTCAACGGAGATGGAGTATGAAAATTATTTAAAACGGTTTGGACCGTATAAAAATGACCGTCTTCCTGATACGCACCAAGGCTGTGACATAACAAAAGAAAGGCGATCAAGACGAACTTAGTCAATTTCTTACCAAACATAAATCGACAATAAATGCATCTTTTAACAACAATTGCAACAATAGTTTACTTCCCTGACCTCTTTCTTGACATTTTTTAAGAAAAGTGAGAAACAAAAAGATTCCAAAAATGGAGAATCAAGACATCAAAGTCTTGAGAAAAAGTCGAAACGCCGTTCGTTGCAAAAAGAAACCGAAAGTATGCCGATCGTTTTCAGGTAAAAAATATGCTTGTAAATGCGGCGTTACGTTTCATTCTCCCCTGGGTCTTATCGATTTCCATCCACGGTAGAAAATTCGAAACAATTCCGATAACGAAACGTGCGGGCTATCCTTTATAAAGTCCAAATTATAACGGCTCGAACGGGAAGAGCCTTCTCGATAAAAAACAAATGAATCATCAGTTTAGAACTTTCGCATATACTTTCATCCTGATTCTCCTTTTTCAAACGTCACTTTTTTCGCAAAACTCGATCGATCTGGTAAAGAACTGCGATGAAGAAGGGAGTTGTAAACCCAAGGAATGGAGAATTTTAGATCGATTTGAAAGTCGTTTTTTAAAAGAAGACTTCGTTCCCGATTCCGAATGGAAGAATGTTCAGACGTTTCCGATTTGGGTGAACAAACTCTACTCGCACAATTCTTCCCTTCATACGTTTACCTTTTATACTGAGTTCGATTTACCGAATCGGTTTGTGGAAAGTCCTTTAGAACCTGGAATTCGTTTGGGAGAAATCGGAGAAGTTTTCGAAATTTACATCAACGGCAAAATTATCGCCAAAGAAGGAGAGGTTTCGAAAGAAAAAGTAATCTTTCATAGAACCGTTCGCGGTCAGGTTTATGAAATCGATCGTGAAATTCTAAAACCGAAAGGAAACCGCTTAGTCGTAAAAATTTCGGGAGATCCGAAATACGATCATACCGGATTTTATCTAATCTCGGGATATGAAATCGGATATTATAAAGAACTCATATACAAAGAGCAGGATCGGATCGCCCTCGTTCTGATCGGAATCTATATCACCACCGGGCTCTATCATCTTTTTCTTTTTCTAAAACGAAGAAAGGAAAGACACAACTTTTCCTTCGGTCTTTTTGCCCTTTCGCTCGGACTTTATATTTATACGAGATCTTCCGCGGTTTTTGAAAACCCGATCGATTCTACGACGATCCAAAGAATCGAATTGATCGGATTGTATATTTGTATTTCGAGTTATTTTACGTTTATGAGTCAACTTTTCTACGGAAAAACATTTTCACTGATTCGTTACTATTCGATCTTCAACGCGATCCTCATAATTCCGACTCTTTTTGCGCCGATGTATATCTCCGAATACTTGCTGAGACTTTGGCAAATGGGTGCGATCTTTTACGCGGTGCCGGTTAACTTCTATGTTTTGATCAAGGGTATGCGTCTGAAACTTCCCGCGGCAAAAAGATTGTTTTTGGGCACCGTCATCATCACGTTTACCGCTATCTTTGACGTTTTGGATTCATTGTTTTTTAATACTGGTTTTGCTCTTAGTAAATACGGATTTTTCTTTTACGTGATGGGAATCGCGACCATTCTTGCGGAACGGTTCAGCGAATTACACGCGAAAACCGAAGAACTCAACTCCAATCTGGAACAAAGAGTGGAAGAAAGAACGAGAGAACTTACGGACACTCTCGACAAGATGAGTAAACTCAAGGATCAACAAGACGGAGATTACTTTCTTACTTCTTTGCTCATCAATCCTCTGGGACAAAACAACGCCGAAAGCGAGAACGTTAAGATAGAATTTTTTATCAAACAAAAGAAACAGTTTCATTTTAAGAATCTCCGAAACGAAATCGGAGGCGATCTTTGCAAAACGGAAAGTATCATTCTCAAGGGAAGAAGGGTCACCGTATTTTTCAACGCGGACGCGATGGGAAAATCGATGCAAGGGGCCGGCGGAGCTTTGGTCTTGGGCGCGGTTTTCAAATCGATCATCGAAAGAACCCGTTTCAGCGCTTTTATGAAAGATCTTTATCCGGAACGATGGTTGAAAAACGCATTCATAGAATTGCATAGAGTTTTTGAAAGTTTCGAAGGTTCCATGCTGGTTTCGATCGTACTCGGAGTCATCGAAGACGACACCGGCTTTACATACTACATGAACGCGGAACATCCGTATTCCATTCTCTATCGAGACGGAATCGCTTCCTTTTTGGGCGAGAATGTTTTTTACAGAAAACTCGGATCCCAACTCGTAGAAGGAACTCTTTCCGTTCAGACGTTTCAGTTTATGCCGGGAGACATTCTCTTCAACGGATCGGATGGAAGAGACGATATTCTTTTAGAAAACATCGACGGCAAAAAGAATATGAACTACGATGAGACAAGAATTCTTCGCATAGTGGAAGAATCCAAAGGTGATCTGGAAAGAATCAATTCTCAACTCGAAAGAGAAGGAGTTCTTACCGACGACCTTTCCATTATGAGAATTGAATGGAACGGAACTGTTCCCAAAAGAGTAAAGATCAAACTCGCCAAAAAGGATAAGAAGTCCTTGGATAAATTTTTTACCGAAATCAGAGACGGAAGACAGGCCCATCCGGCCGCGGTAAAGGAACTCAGCTTGGCTTACTTTCGTTTGAGAGAATACGACAAAGCATCTTTTTGCGCGCATGAATATTTGAAAGCGGTTCCTTCCGACGATAGTATGCTGGGATATACTTCTCGAATGTTGAGAAAATCGGGACAAATGAATCAGTCCGTCGACGTCGGAGAACGTTTGCGAATTCGAGATCCGAAAAACGTCCGAAATCTGAGGAATCTCATTCGAGCTTACAAAGGATTAAACAACGCGGAAAGAATTATCAAGTTAGAAGAAATTCTCAACGCTACCGTTTCTAAAAATAAAAATCCGAAATCGATTCCTCTTTGATTTTTCCGTTTCAAAACTGAAATCCGAAGCAGAACGGAGCCATTTCATTCTTTCGATCATAAGAAATCAATTGCAAACGTCCGAAAATTCGTTTAGAAAAGTCTAATAGAAACAAGTCCTCAAGGATAAAAACAAAACGAAGATCTCTTAAGAGAATCCATTCTCAACAACGAATATATTTTTCTATTTACATATCGGTGGAGCCTCTAATCTGGGAATAGAACTCCAACTCAATTCGGAAACAATATGGGCCATCATCACTCACATCACCATTCTCACGATCATTCTCATCACGCCCATGACCATCATCAAAGCTCGAGTAAAGCGTTGATGATCGCGATGACTTTCAATCTTCTCTACGCGGCGATCGAGGCGGGAATCGGATTATGGTCCGGGTCTCTGGCTTTGTTATCGGACGCGGGACACAATTTGATGGACGTGAGTTCTTTGTTTCTCGCTTGGATTGCGATCAAACTCCAGCAAAGAGCTCCTTCTCCCGGCTTTACTTACGGTTTAAAAAAATCTTCGATATTAGTCAGCCTTCTCAATTCCATTCTTCTTTTTGGAACCTTTGCTTTCATTGTCTACGAATCGATTGAAAAACTATCCAGACCGAATCCGGTTTCCGGCGGTATGAT
This is a stretch of genomic DNA from Leptospira tipperaryensis. It encodes these proteins:
- a CDS encoding SpoIIE family protein phosphatase translates to MNHQFRTFAYTFILILLFQTSLFSQNSIDLVKNCDEEGSCKPKEWRILDRFESRFLKEDFVPDSEWKNVQTFPIWVNKLYSHNSSLHTFTFYTEFDLPNRFVESPLEPGIRLGEIGEVFEIYINGKIIAKEGEVSKEKVIFHRTVRGQVYEIDREILKPKGNRLVVKISGDPKYDHTGFYLISGYEIGYYKELIYKEQDRIALVLIGIYITTGLYHLFLFLKRRKERHNFSFGLFALSLGLYIYTRSSAVFENPIDSTTIQRIELIGLYICISSYFTFMSQLFYGKTFSLIRYYSIFNAILIIPTLFAPMYISEYLLRLWQMGAIFYAVPVNFYVLIKGMRLKLPAAKRLFLGTVIITFTAIFDVLDSLFFNTGFALSKYGFFFYVMGIATILAERFSELHAKTEELNSNLEQRVEERTRELTDTLDKMSKLKDQQDGDYFLTSLLINPLGQNNAESENVKIEFFIKQKKQFHFKNLRNEIGGDLCKTESIILKGRRVTVFFNADAMGKSMQGAGGALVLGAVFKSIIERTRFSAFMKDLYPERWLKNAFIELHRVFESFEGSMLVSIVLGVIEDDTGFTYYMNAEHPYSILYRDGIASFLGENVFYRKLGSQLVEGTLSVQTFQFMPGDILFNGSDGRDDILLENIDGKKNMNYDETRILRIVEESKGDLERINSQLEREGVLTDDLSIMRIEWNGTVPKRVKIKLAKKDKKSLDKFFTEIRDGRQAHPAAVKELSLAYFRLREYDKASFCAHEYLKAVPSDDSMLGYTSRMLRKSGQMNQSVDVGERLRIRDPKNVRNLRNLIRAYKGLNNAERIIKLEEILNATVSKNKNPKSIPL